TGCAAAAGTACAGGAGACAGTGAATCGAATTCAACCGGAATCGTTGAACCGTGAGGTGGTGAAGCAAAGCAGGGAGTTAGGATTCAATTCCATCAATATCGATCTAATTTACGGTCTTCCGTACCAGACTGTGGAATCATATAGCAAAACCCTTGATAAAATTATTGATATTTCCCCTGATCGCCTGGCTGTGTTCAACTATGCGCATGTCCCATGGTTAAAGAAACATCAAAAGTTGATACCGACAGAGGCTCTTCCCGAACCAACCGAACGACTGAAACTGCTTAAGCTGATCATCGATAAGCTGACTGAATCAGGCTATGTCTACATTGGTATGGATCACTTTGCCAAACCCGAGGACGAATTAACCAAAGCCTTAAATGATCATACCCTCTATCGTAATTTTCAGGGATATAGCACCTATGCAGAGGCTGAGATCTACGCTATGGGCATCACCTCGATTAGCCAGCTGAACAGTATGTATGCCCAAAATTCTAAAGGAATGAAAAAATATAAACAAGCATTAGATCAAGGAAATATTCCAACCCATGTTGGCTATCGTTTGAATGATGACGATAAACTGCGTCGTTTTGTTATTATAGAACTGATGTGCAATAATCGAGTGCTAAAACCGGAGGTTTGGGATCGGTTTGGTGTGGACTTTGACGAATACTTTTCCGACTCCATCGAAAAGTTGGATGAGTTTATTCAGGATGGTCTGATTATACTTCAGCCCGATCGTTTACAGATTACCGAACCGGGCCGTTTGGTTATTCGCAATATTGCCATGGTATTCGACGCTTACCTCGGTGAGAATCAACTGGCAGAAAAGCCTGTTTATTCCATGACGGTTTGATTTGAACAGCCAATTTATTATAATCTATACTGGTAACTATTCAGCTATTGGCATCCCGACGCTTCGGGATTGGCAGAAAGGCTTCCTGTTGAAGAGAAATACGGGTTAAGAAGTCAAATCTGTCGTTCGGCTGTATCTATATTGTTGAGGGTTGTAACCGAAACAGTCAAATAGATTTCAAACGATTTTTAGAAATTGCTTTAGGTTCATCATTTGAATTGGAAACTCAAATTAATCATCATTGAAGAGATATCTTTAATCCCAACAAAAGATAGTTAAGTGATTATGGATCAGTTAAATAGTGAACAAAAATGAGTAACAATCTCAGTAAGCTAATGGCCAACAGCTAAAAGCTAATGGCTGAATAGTTACCTATACGGTTAAATCAAGAATAGTAAAATGAATAATCGAGGAATTCTCTTAGTCAATTTAGGGTCACCGGACTCGACATCGGTTAAGGATGTCCGCAAATACTTACATCAATTTCTAATGGATAAACACGTGATCGATACGCCGTATCTTGTTCGAAAAATGATTGTTGGTGCTTTTATTCTTCCTTTCAGACCAAGGCGATCCGCTGAAGCTTATCGTAAAATTTGGTGGGAAAATGGTTCTCCGCTGATTGTAAATAGTCAAAAAGTTCATCGACTTCTGCAAGAAAAACTGGATGAGCCAGTTGAACTAGCCATGCGTTATGGCAATCCCTCGATTTTGCAAGGGATGCATAACTTATTGAAAAATAATCCAAAA
This is a stretch of genomic DNA from candidate division KSB1 bacterium. It encodes these proteins:
- the hemN gene encoding oxygen-independent coproporphyrinogen III oxidase, with the protein product MNERSNFEVDLELLEKYNQPGPRYTSYPTAPHFSSDFGAQDFYNEIVETNQNGNLTDLSLYFHLPFCKSLCYFCACNVIITQNPERIDDYLIYLKKEIDLVSKLINPRRKVVQLHWGGGTPTYLDPNQITDIFSYITDHFNFSDSAEISIEIDPRGLSQDCLSTLRNVGFNRVSFGVQDLDAKVQETVNRIQPESLNREVVKQSRELGFNSINIDLIYGLPYQTVESYSKTLDKIIDISPDRLAVFNYAHVPWLKKHQKLIPTEALPEPTERLKLLKLIIDKLTESGYVYIGMDHFAKPEDELTKALNDHTLYRNFQGYSTYAEAEIYAMGITSISQLNSMYAQNSKGMKKYKQALDQGNIPTHVGYRLNDDDKLRRFVIIELMCNNRVLKPEVWDRFGVDFDEYFSDSIEKLDEFIQDGLIILQPDRLQITEPGRLVIRNIAMVFDAYLGENQLAEKPVYSMTV